The following are encoded in a window of Geobacter metallireducens GS-15 genomic DNA:
- a CDS encoding IS4-like element ISGme2 family transposase, with amino-acid sequence MHTGPTVFKQLLQFLPRYEFNLCVRRHRGEYREKKFSTYDQFLCLAYAQMAGRESLRDIETCLNSHQEKLYHIGFRGDVSRTTLADANERRDWRIFQDFGHVLIGIAQQLYQADAISVELTQPLYAFDSTTIDLCLTLFPWAEFRKTKAAVKMHTLIDLRGPIPTWVTITTGKVHDVRMLDHLPVAKDAIYTMDRGYVDFARLHSIHKQGAFFVVRAKDNLKCQRLYSHPKDKESGVRADQIITLVTQKSKKGYPEKLRRVSYVDKERNKRLVFLTNNFEIPAATVAAIYKQRWQVELFFKWIKQHLRIKSFIGTSVNAVKSQIWVALCIYLLVAITKKKLGVPCSLYTFLQILEVNLFEKKPISSLVAEALKRNADYPERNQLNLFNY; translated from the coding sequence ATGCACACCGGTCCGACCGTTTTCAAACAACTTCTGCAGTTTCTGCCCCGGTACGAATTCAATCTCTGCGTTCGCCGACACCGTGGCGAGTATCGGGAGAAGAAGTTCTCGACCTATGACCAGTTCCTCTGCCTGGCTTATGCCCAGATGGCTGGCCGTGAGAGCTTGCGGGATATCGAGACCTGCCTGAACTCCCACCAGGAGAAGCTGTACCACATCGGCTTTCGTGGTGATGTCTCCCGCACGACCCTTGCCGACGCGAACGAGCGCAGGGACTGGCGTATCTTCCAAGACTTCGGTCATGTACTGATCGGCATAGCTCAGCAGCTGTACCAGGCTGATGCCATCTCCGTTGAGCTTACGCAACCGCTCTACGCCTTTGACTCGACCACTATCGACCTGTGCCTTACGCTGTTCCCATGGGCCGAGTTCCGCAAAACCAAGGCGGCGGTCAAGATGCATACGCTCATTGATCTGCGTGGTCCCATTCCGACCTGGGTCACTATTACCACTGGCAAGGTCCACGATGTCAGGATGCTGGACCATCTGCCGGTTGCAAAGGATGCCATTTACACGATGGACAGAGGGTATGTCGATTTTGCCCGGCTCCACTCCATCCACAAGCAGGGAGCATTCTTCGTAGTTCGGGCAAAGGACAACCTGAAATGCCAGCGGTTATATTCCCATCCGAAGGACAAGGAATCAGGTGTACGGGCAGACCAGATTATCACCCTGGTGACGCAGAAGTCGAAAAAGGGGTATCCGGAGAAACTGCGCCGGGTCAGCTATGTTGACAAAGAACGGAACAAGCGACTCGTATTTCTCACGAACAACTTCGAGATTCCGGCAGCGACGGTGGCTGCGATTTACAAGCAGCGCTGGCAGGTGGAGCTGTTTTTCAAATGGATCAAACAGCACCTGCGGATCAAGTCGTTCATCGGAACGTCAGTCAATGCCGTGAAGAGCCAGATATGGGTTGCCTTGTGCATCTATCTGCTGGTGGCGATCACGAAAAAGAAGTTGGGGGTTCCGTGTTCGCTCTACACTTTTCTACAGATTCTGGAGGTCAACTTGTTCGAGAAAAAGCCCATTTCATCGCTGGTTGCGGAGGCTCTCAAGCGAAATGCTGATTATCCTGAGCGCAACCAACTGAACTTATTCAACTATTAA
- a CDS encoding MOSC domain-containing protein encodes MGKVMAVCLSKNKGERKTPVDSVRLVPNHGIDGDAHAGDWHRQVSLLAQESIEKMQRMGLSVQAGDFAENITTVGIDLPGLPIGTRLNVGETTLEVTQIGKECHTRCAIYYQAGDCVMPKEGIFARVVRGGGIRPGDAIEVVKPVNNPRLSD; translated from the coding sequence ATGGGTAAAGTCATGGCAGTCTGCCTGAGCAAGAACAAAGGCGAACGGAAGACCCCGGTGGACAGTGTCCGCTTGGTCCCGAACCATGGCATCGACGGCGATGCCCACGCGGGGGATTGGCATCGCCAGGTAAGCCTCCTGGCGCAGGAAAGCATTGAGAAAATGCAGCGTATGGGACTCTCGGTGCAGGCGGGGGATTTTGCCGAGAACATCACCACCGTGGGAATCGATCTCCCCGGCCTGCCGATCGGAACACGGCTCAACGTGGGAGAGACGACCCTGGAAGTTACCCAGATAGGGAAGGAATGCCACACGCGCTGTGCCATCTATTACCAGGCCGGCGACTGCGTCATGCCGAAGGAAGGTATCTTCGCAAGAGTCGTGCGCGGTGGCGGGATACGGCCGGGGGATGCCATCGAAGTCGTAAAGCCTGTGAACAACCCCCGGCTATCCGATTGA
- the moaA gene encoding GTP 3',8-cyclase MoaA has protein sequence MSPSDIYGRKINYLRLSVTDRCNLRCTYCMPASGIKKRAHSDILSYEQLHRIAEAAVAIGVEKIRITGGEPLVRKGMPGFLAGLKRIPGLKKLVLTTNGVFLGSMAGELRDAGVESVNISLDSLRPEVFSRITRRGDLSKVLEGIAAAEHAGFEHIKLNMVVMRGVNDAEVLDFAALTLDRPLKVRFIEYMPTLKERNWQSFMVPGDELLSRLSKRYPLRKVTNDALDGPAVYYRIDGAAGTLGFITPMSSHFCQNCNRIRVTSSGTVKSCLFDDGKTSLKPYLENGDDAGLRETLRQVAGTKPHRHMFMSREADNHSFTMSQIGG, from the coding sequence ATGTCCCCGTCAGATATCTATGGGAGAAAGATAAATTACCTGCGGTTGTCGGTAACGGATCGCTGCAATCTCCGGTGCACGTACTGTATGCCGGCCTCTGGCATCAAGAAGCGCGCACACTCTGACATTCTGAGCTACGAGCAGCTGCATCGGATTGCGGAGGCGGCAGTTGCCATCGGTGTCGAGAAGATCCGGATAACCGGTGGTGAACCGCTGGTCAGAAAGGGAATGCCCGGCTTTCTTGCCGGCCTGAAGCGGATTCCCGGCCTGAAGAAACTCGTCCTGACCACAAACGGCGTGTTTCTGGGGAGTATGGCCGGTGAATTGAGAGACGCCGGTGTTGAAAGTGTCAACATAAGCCTGGATTCGCTGCGTCCCGAAGTGTTTTCCCGGATTACCCGGCGCGGCGATTTGTCCAAGGTGTTGGAAGGAATCGCCGCTGCCGAGCATGCCGGGTTCGAGCATATCAAGCTGAACATGGTGGTGATGCGCGGGGTCAACGACGCCGAGGTGCTGGATTTCGCCGCGCTGACCCTCGATAGGCCATTGAAGGTGCGATTCATCGAGTATATGCCGACGCTGAAGGAACGGAACTGGCAATCCTTCATGGTTCCCGGGGACGAATTGCTGTCCCGGCTTTCAAAACGGTATCCACTGCGGAAAGTGACCAATGACGCACTTGACGGGCCGGCCGTCTACTACCGGATTGACGGAGCCGCGGGAACGCTCGGTTTCATAACGCCGATGTCCAGCCATTTTTGCCAGAACTGCAACCGGATCAGGGTCACCTCTTCGGGAACGGTAAAAAGCTGTCTGTTTGACGATGGGAAAACGAGCCTCAAACCGTATCTTGAAAATGGCGACGACGCCGGACTGCGGGAAACACTGCGCCAGGTTGCCGGCACGAAACCCCACAGGCACATGTTCATGTCCCGGGAAGCCGATAACCACTCGTTCACCATGTCGCAGATTGGCGGGTAA
- a CDS encoding GNAT family N-acetyltransferase: MSDQLSIRNAKPSDLNDVISLDTVTSKTEKADYWRGIFDRFVTGGKSDRIFLVAESNGRVVGFIAGEVRAWEFGSPPCGWVFAIAVSPKAREGGIGRRMFDEISARLKQAGVTTVRTMVDRDNKLTLSFFRSMGLRTGRYIELEKPLD; the protein is encoded by the coding sequence ATGAGCGATCAATTATCCATCCGTAACGCAAAGCCAAGCGATCTCAACGATGTAATCTCCTTGGACACCGTCACTTCCAAGACGGAAAAGGCTGATTACTGGCGCGGGATATTTGACCGTTTTGTTACCGGCGGCAAAAGCGATCGGATCTTCCTCGTGGCAGAATCGAACGGCAGGGTTGTCGGATTCATTGCCGGCGAGGTTCGCGCTTGGGAGTTCGGTTCACCACCCTGCGGGTGGGTGTTTGCCATTGCCGTCTCGCCGAAAGCGCGTGAGGGAGGCATCGGTCGGCGCATGTTCGACGAAATATCCGCCCGTTTGAAACAGGCCGGGGTCACCACGGTACGCACCATGGTTGATCGCGATAACAAGTTGACCTTGTCCTTCTTTCGCAGCATGGGCTTACGGACGGGCAGATATATCGAGTTGGAAAAACCGCTCGACTGA
- a CDS encoding RrF2 family transcriptional regulator encodes MRLNKASLFALFAVLELASDPERQLSTGEIASKYGVSPHHLAKIMRDLVHEGLVQAVRGVGGGYRFSGNIQRTTLLDIIQMFENLESELDVPHGSPLDVPILEELKSIANEIDDLTKAVLDTITLETALKGARQRVEIRTQNN; translated from the coding sequence ATGAGACTCAATAAAGCCAGCCTTTTCGCCCTGTTTGCCGTACTGGAACTGGCCAGCGACCCTGAGCGGCAATTGTCGACCGGCGAGATCGCTTCCAAATACGGCGTCTCTCCCCATCATCTCGCAAAAATCATGCGCGACCTGGTCCACGAAGGACTGGTGCAGGCAGTACGCGGCGTTGGCGGCGGCTATCGGTTTTCAGGCAATATCCAGCGAACGACGTTGCTGGATATAATTCAGATGTTCGAAAATCTGGAATCCGAGCTTGATGTGCCCCACGGAAGCCCTTTAGACGTCCCGATACTTGAGGAACTGAAGAGCATCGCAAACGAAATCGACGACCTCACCAAAGCAGTTCTGGACACAATCACCCTGGAAACCGCTCTGAAGGGCGCACGCCAGCGGGTTGAGATCAGAACCCAGAACAACTGA
- a CDS encoding bifunctional enoyl-CoA hydratase/phosphate acetyltransferase, with protein sequence MIKSFDELIAAVQEKPKKKIAIVSPEGTTVMKLVKQALDAKLAEFILVGDEGKIKTMSAEAGFDSNLINIINIPNQKDAAEEAVRLVVVGSANAIMKGNLPTATFMRAILDKQKGLNDNRVISEITIYEKIVDAPGGGFRFLTDCAINVQPTLDEKKQIIENAVDLAHKLGNTLPKVAVISAVEVVNPAMPDTIEAAALSKMAERGQIEGCLVEGPLAFDNAISQEAAKYKKIKGEVAGQADIIMAPNLLSANPLRKCLVYYTQQRIATAVMGAKAPIVLTSRSDSAETMLLTIALAAYIS encoded by the coding sequence ATGATCAAATCATTCGATGAACTGATCGCTGCCGTACAGGAAAAACCGAAGAAGAAAATAGCCATCGTCTCCCCGGAGGGGACGACGGTGATGAAGCTGGTCAAGCAGGCGCTGGATGCGAAACTGGCCGAATTCATCCTTGTGGGTGACGAAGGGAAGATAAAGACCATGTCGGCCGAGGCCGGCTTTGATTCGAACCTCATCAACATAATCAATATTCCGAACCAGAAGGATGCGGCGGAAGAGGCGGTCAGGCTGGTGGTTGTGGGAAGCGCCAACGCCATCATGAAGGGGAACCTTCCCACCGCCACCTTCATGCGGGCAATCCTGGACAAGCAGAAGGGGCTGAACGACAACAGGGTAATCAGCGAGATCACCATCTACGAAAAGATCGTCGACGCACCGGGAGGCGGGTTCCGCTTTCTCACCGATTGCGCCATCAACGTGCAGCCGACCCTGGACGAGAAAAAGCAGATCATCGAAAACGCCGTCGATCTGGCCCATAAGCTGGGAAACACGCTGCCGAAGGTGGCGGTCATCTCGGCCGTCGAGGTGGTCAATCCCGCCATGCCCGACACCATCGAGGCTGCGGCCTTGAGCAAGATGGCAGAGCGGGGCCAGATCGAAGGGTGTCTTGTCGAGGGGCCGCTGGCCTTTGACAACGCCATATCCCAGGAGGCGGCCAAGTACAAGAAGATCAAAGGCGAGGTGGCCGGCCAGGCGGATATCATCATGGCCCCCAACCTCCTCTCGGCCAATCCCCTGCGCAAATGCCTGGTCTACTACACCCAGCAGCGGATCGCCACCGCGGTGATGGGGGCGAAAGCGCCGATCGTGCTCACGTCCCGCTCCGATTCGGCCGAAACCATGCTCCTTACCATTGCCCTGGCAGCGTACATATCCTGA
- a CDS encoding sigma-54-dependent Fis family transcriptional regulator: protein MTKQRRSDKPGCTLTDGDLLGRVHFCRESGNIWLHEHRMLLVHAEAQATLRRELIDTLGIERVQGLLTRMGYAAGMHDAELVCTRVEGATDVELFMTGPMLHKLEGEANVTPVKVDFDRTTGSFYGEFIWENSWEGQWHKRHYGACSEPVCWSQIGYACGYSTAFMGRPILYKEVECIGMGDTHCRIIGKPIDEWDDARDYARLFSRESIAEQLIDLQTQVIQLRSAINKKEKLPEDVVGNSKVFRAAYDLLQQAAKSQITVLLLGETGVGKEVFARTLHASGARNKEPFIAINCAAIPHDLVESELFGVEKGAYTGAVTARAGRFERANGGTLFLDEVGDLPLSAQAKLLRVLQEGELERVGDHKTRKVNVRLVAATNIDLKQLVQEGRFRSDLYYRLNAFQINIPPLRERKEDISLLARRFLEKYSAIHGKKLRGFTDKAKRSLLAYPWPGNIRELQNMIERGVILAPSGTRIELEHMFSASGDEHAHELGLDGNGDLNGRRGKGAEEICEMVFSGAMTLDQLEAMLIETAVSKTGGNLASAARKLGLTRRQFAYRLNRLHEGEVAVIGGNA, encoded by the coding sequence ATGACTAAACAGCGACGTTCCGATAAGCCTGGCTGCACATTGACGGACGGCGATCTCCTCGGACGGGTGCATTTCTGTAGGGAATCAGGGAATATTTGGCTGCACGAGCATCGCATGCTCCTGGTGCATGCCGAGGCGCAGGCCACTCTGCGGAGGGAGCTGATTGATACGCTCGGCATAGAGCGCGTACAGGGGCTGCTCACGCGCATGGGGTACGCGGCCGGCATGCACGATGCCGAACTCGTCTGTACGCGCGTTGAGGGCGCGACGGATGTGGAACTTTTTATGACCGGGCCAATGCTCCATAAGCTGGAGGGAGAAGCAAATGTAACACCGGTCAAGGTTGACTTTGATCGAACAACAGGAAGCTTCTACGGCGAATTTATCTGGGAGAACTCATGGGAAGGCCAATGGCACAAGCGCCACTATGGAGCCTGTTCCGAGCCGGTCTGCTGGAGTCAGATCGGTTACGCCTGCGGCTACTCGACGGCCTTCATGGGACGACCGATTTTGTACAAGGAAGTGGAATGCATAGGGATGGGAGATACTCATTGCCGCATCATCGGCAAGCCGATCGATGAATGGGATGACGCACGTGACTATGCGCGTCTTTTCAGTCGGGAGTCCATTGCCGAGCAGCTCATTGACCTGCAGACCCAGGTGATACAGCTCCGCTCCGCCATAAACAAAAAGGAAAAGCTTCCCGAAGACGTTGTCGGCAATTCAAAGGTCTTCCGGGCGGCCTATGATTTGCTCCAGCAGGCGGCCAAAAGTCAGATTACGGTGCTGCTCCTGGGGGAGACCGGCGTTGGCAAAGAGGTGTTCGCCCGGACCCTCCACGCCAGTGGTGCCCGCAACAAAGAACCCTTCATCGCCATAAACTGTGCGGCAATTCCCCATGATCTGGTGGAATCCGAGTTGTTCGGCGTTGAAAAGGGTGCCTATACCGGGGCAGTAACGGCCCGTGCCGGGCGCTTCGAACGGGCAAACGGCGGTACGTTGTTTCTCGACGAGGTGGGTGATTTGCCCCTTTCGGCGCAGGCCAAGCTCTTGCGTGTCTTGCAGGAAGGTGAGCTCGAACGCGTCGGCGACCATAAAACCCGTAAGGTCAATGTGCGCTTGGTGGCAGCGACCAACATCGATCTGAAGCAACTGGTCCAGGAGGGGAGGTTCCGGTCGGACCTCTATTATCGGCTCAATGCCTTCCAGATCAACATCCCCCCTCTCAGGGAGCGCAAGGAGGATATTTCACTGCTTGCCCGACGTTTCCTGGAAAAATATTCCGCGATCCACGGCAAGAAACTGCGTGGCTTCACCGATAAGGCCAAACGCTCGCTCCTGGCATATCCCTGGCCGGGCAACATTCGCGAACTGCAGAACATGATTGAGCGTGGCGTCATTCTTGCCCCAAGCGGCACCCGCATCGAGCTGGAGCATATGTTTTCGGCCAGCGGCGACGAGCATGCCCATGAACTCGGGCTCGACGGCAACGGCGATCTTAACGGCAGGCGCGGGAAAGGCGCTGAAGAAATTTGCGAGATGGTTTTCAGTGGCGCCATGACGCTGGATCAGCTGGAGGCCATGTTGATTGAAACCGCTGTGAGCAAGACCGGCGGCAATCTTGCCTCGGCTGCCAGGAAACTCGGCCTGACCCGGCGTCAGTTTGCCTACCGATTGAACCGGCTGCATGAAGGAGAGGTGGCGGTAATAGGGGGCAATGCTTGA
- a CDS encoding PEP-utilizing enzyme, with amino-acid sequence MKFPKPHDVRTIPGTEGWERMYPYQYQFVTDDPERMTYEAQSFWFYDGLHYPEPIYPFDTIWDEAWYLGLSQYNNRIFQVPPVRGVDHRIINGYVYISPVPVTDPEEVGSRVPNFMERAGYYYKNWNELEAKWELKMKGIIKQIEELPIPSLPDLEDISVVTEGIGESKGFHLIKAYDDLINLGIQCWQYHFEFLNLGYAAYVFFLDFVQKLFPSIPLQRVTQMIAGIDVIMYRSDDELKKLAKKAIELGVDLILTNCGEWQDAETALKAHPKGRTWLDALEEARYPWFHVSTGTGWSHSDKSWNDDLNIPLSGIATYINQLRQGMDIERPMEKVRAERDRITEEYRDLITSDEDRKTFDELLGTAKTVFPYVENHLFYVEHWFHTVFWRKMREVAAIMKEHGMFEDVEDVWYLRRDEIKQGLWDMVTAWATGVKPRGTAVWPKEIAWRKGVMKKFQEWSPPPAVGIPPEVIREPFTIVLWGVTNSSISDWSEVQDISDPDSITTLKGFAGSPGVVEGKARVCRSADDIRLLQEGEILVAPTTSPSWAPAFARIKGAITDVGGVMSHAAIVCREYGMPAVVGTGHATKIIRTGMMLRVDGATGVVTIDR; translated from the coding sequence ATGAAATTTCCAAAACCACATGATGTCAGGACAATCCCTGGAACAGAAGGTTGGGAGAGAATGTATCCGTACCAGTACCAGTTCGTCACTGACGACCCGGAACGGATGACGTACGAGGCGCAATCCTTCTGGTTTTATGATGGACTCCACTATCCCGAACCGATCTACCCCTTCGACACGATCTGGGATGAGGCCTGGTACCTGGGGTTGTCCCAGTACAACAACCGCATCTTCCAGGTGCCGCCGGTGCGCGGCGTCGACCACCGGATCATCAACGGCTACGTGTATATCTCGCCGGTTCCGGTAACAGACCCGGAAGAGGTAGGGAGCCGCGTACCCAACTTCATGGAGCGCGCGGGCTATTACTACAAAAACTGGAATGAGCTGGAGGCCAAGTGGGAACTGAAGATGAAAGGGATCATCAAGCAGATCGAAGAACTGCCGATCCCCAGCCTCCCCGATCTTGAAGATATCAGCGTGGTCACTGAAGGAATCGGCGAATCAAAGGGATTCCATCTGATCAAAGCCTACGACGACCTGATCAACCTGGGTATCCAGTGCTGGCAGTACCACTTCGAATTCCTCAACCTCGGCTATGCCGCCTACGTCTTTTTTCTCGACTTCGTGCAAAAGCTCTTCCCGAGCATCCCGCTGCAGCGGGTGACCCAGATGATCGCCGGTATCGACGTGATCATGTACCGCTCCGACGACGAGCTGAAAAAACTGGCCAAGAAAGCCATCGAACTGGGGGTCGACCTGATCCTGACCAACTGCGGGGAGTGGCAGGATGCCGAGACCGCGCTGAAGGCGCATCCGAAGGGGAGGACCTGGCTGGATGCCCTGGAAGAGGCCCGGTATCCCTGGTTTCACGTCTCCACCGGCACCGGCTGGTCCCACAGCGACAAGTCGTGGAACGACGACCTGAACATTCCGCTTTCCGGCATCGCCACCTATATCAATCAGCTCAGGCAGGGGATGGACATAGAACGGCCGATGGAAAAGGTGCGAGCCGAACGGGACCGGATCACCGAGGAGTACCGCGACCTCATTACATCGGACGAGGACCGCAAGACCTTCGACGAACTGCTCGGCACCGCCAAGACGGTCTTCCCCTATGTGGAGAACCACCTCTTCTACGTCGAGCACTGGTTCCACACCGTGTTCTGGAGAAAAATGCGCGAAGTGGCGGCCATCATGAAAGAGCACGGCATGTTCGAGGACGTGGAGGATGTCTGGTATCTGCGCCGGGATGAAATCAAGCAGGGGCTGTGGGACATGGTCACCGCCTGGGCAACCGGCGTCAAGCCCCGGGGCACCGCGGTATGGCCCAAGGAGATCGCCTGGCGCAAAGGGGTGATGAAAAAGTTCCAGGAGTGGAGTCCGCCGCCGGCCGTCGGTATCCCCCCCGAAGTGATCCGGGAGCCGTTCACCATCGTGCTCTGGGGGGTCACCAACTCCTCCATCTCGGACTGGTCCGAAGTACAGGACATCTCCGATCCGGACAGCATCACCACCCTGAAAGGGTTTGCCGGCAGCCCCGGCGTGGTGGAGGGGAAAGCCCGGGTCTGCCGCAGCGCGGACGACATCCGCCTGCTGCAGGAGGGAGAAATTCTAGTGGCCCCCACCACCTCGCCCTCCTGGGCACCGGCCTTTGCCAGGATCAAGGGGGCAATCACCGATGTGGGGGGAGTCATGAGCCACGCGGCAATCGTCTGCAGGGAATACGGCATGCCGGCGGTGGTCGGCACCGGCCACGCGACGAAGATCATCCGGACCGGCATGATGCTCCGGGTCGACGGCGCCACCGGCGTCGTCACCATAGACCGCTGA
- a CDS encoding PEP/pyruvate-binding domain-containing protein codes for MSTAVNMHDKRWGNKYGTVRSAGKVTPLVCWFEECRKDSVPLVGGKCSSLGELISAGVRVPPGFALTTEGYRRFMTDAGIDREIQSMVSGLDAGDMEALENTSGAIREMIEAHPFSAEIEDLVAERYRKLAVRSCLPAVPVAVRSSATAEDLPGASFAGQQDTYLWVRGADEVLHNMRRCISSLYTGRAIAYRINQGYADEQVAISVGVQKMANSFTAGVMFTLHPGNGDRSVIVIDSNYGFGESVVSGEVTPDNFVVNKITMDILERTISQKDIYYTVDQKTQVSRPIEVPFERQKVQSLMDDEITELAKMGKLIEKHYGRPMDIEWAVDKDLPFGGNIFILQARPETVWSQKQQPPGAAKGGASAMDYILASMLEGKRLN; via the coding sequence ATGAGCACTGCAGTGAACATGCATGACAAAAGGTGGGGAAACAAGTACGGAACCGTCCGTTCGGCAGGGAAGGTCACGCCGCTGGTCTGCTGGTTCGAGGAGTGCCGGAAGGATTCGGTCCCCCTGGTGGGTGGGAAGTGTTCATCCCTCGGCGAGCTGATAAGCGCCGGCGTACGGGTCCCTCCCGGCTTTGCGCTCACCACCGAGGGGTATCGCCGCTTCATGACCGACGCCGGGATCGACCGGGAGATTCAATCCATGGTGTCCGGTCTCGACGCCGGTGACATGGAGGCACTGGAGAATACCAGCGGGGCGATCCGGGAAATGATCGAGGCCCACCCCTTCTCCGCCGAGATAGAAGACCTGGTGGCGGAGAGATACCGCAAGCTGGCGGTGCGCTCCTGCCTGCCGGCGGTGCCGGTGGCGGTCCGCTCCAGCGCCACGGCCGAGGACCTGCCCGGCGCGAGCTTTGCCGGCCAGCAGGACACCTACCTCTGGGTCCGTGGTGCGGACGAGGTGCTGCACAACATGCGGCGCTGCATCTCCAGCCTCTACACCGGCCGGGCGATAGCCTACCGGATCAACCAGGGGTATGCCGACGAGCAGGTGGCGATCAGCGTGGGGGTGCAGAAGATGGCCAACTCGTTCACCGCCGGGGTGATGTTCACCCTTCACCCGGGCAACGGCGACCGCTCGGTGATCGTCATCGACTCCAACTACGGGTTCGGCGAGTCGGTGGTTTCGGGGGAAGTGACCCCGGACAACTTCGTGGTCAACAAGATCACCATGGATATCCTGGAGCGGACCATTTCACAGAAGGATATCTACTACACGGTGGACCAGAAGACCCAGGTGTCCCGCCCCATCGAGGTCCCGTTCGAGCGGCAGAAGGTACAGTCGCTCATGGACGACGAGATCACCGAACTGGCCAAGATGGGAAAGCTGATCGAAAAACATTACGGCCGCCCCATGGACATCGAATGGGCAGTGGACAAAGACCTCCCCTTCGGCGGCAACATCTTCATCCTGCAGGCGCGGCCGGAAACGGTCTGGAGCCAGAAACAGCAACCGCCGGGAGCAGCCAAGGGCGGCGCTTCCGCCATGGACTACATCCTGGCCAGCATGCTGGAAGGGAAGCGGCTGAACTAA
- the ppcB gene encoding phenylphosphate carboxylase subunit beta, protein MSTTQLKVKEINEELDSRPAVPPINDIRSYIAALEAHGVLHRVKAEVDWKFELAHISKVNEEQKGPALLYENVKGNTIPVFTSAFTTPERIAICLEQDPSLSMCQLSRKWMELTTKQMIKPTFVKNPPVMENIIEEKDVDLENFPAPWFYPDDGGRFFGTSGYLVTQDPDTGWTNLGTYRSQILGKNILGSQIISGKHGDFHMKKYQERGEKMPVAYVVGGDPILFLASSTLVSAQTDEYDVGGALRGRPIEVFKSDLTGLTLPANAEIIVEGWMDPEELMEEGPFGEYTGYYSGNKMKDYPKPVIRVKRIIHRNKPIFWSTTVGKPINDTHMVQSINRTATLWHDLETMKVPGIQSVYFPAAATGRFWVVASVKQMYPGHSNHVADAINGSTTGHYGVKGIIIVDHDIAADDMDRVWWALAVRFDPKRSTQIITRGRSTPLDPGLPIEARDVVSRIILDATIPYEWKNKPNEIFMDRTVLQKVSDRWNEYGFTGASPVAEMIPRLTRPEVKKK, encoded by the coding sequence ATGAGCACAACACAGCTTAAAGTGAAAGAGATCAACGAAGAACTCGACTCACGGCCCGCGGTACCCCCCATCAACGACATTCGCAGCTACATCGCAGCACTGGAAGCCCATGGGGTACTCCACCGCGTCAAGGCCGAAGTGGACTGGAAATTCGAACTTGCCCACATCTCCAAGGTGAATGAAGAGCAAAAGGGCCCGGCATTGCTCTATGAGAACGTCAAGGGGAACACTATCCCGGTTTTCACCAGCGCCTTCACCACCCCCGAACGTATCGCCATCTGCCTGGAACAGGACCCGTCCCTCTCCATGTGCCAGCTTTCCCGGAAATGGATGGAGCTGACCACCAAGCAGATGATCAAGCCGACCTTTGTCAAGAACCCGCCGGTCATGGAAAACATCATTGAAGAAAAAGATGTGGACCTGGAAAACTTCCCCGCCCCCTGGTTCTATCCCGATGACGGCGGCCGCTTCTTCGGCACCTCCGGGTACCTGGTGACCCAGGACCCGGATACGGGCTGGACAAACCTGGGCACCTATCGTTCCCAGATCCTGGGCAAGAACATCCTCGGCTCCCAGATCATCAGCGGCAAGCACGGCGACTTCCACATGAAAAAGTACCAGGAGCGGGGCGAGAAGATGCCGGTCGCCTACGTGGTGGGGGGCGATCCCATACTGTTTTTGGCCTCCTCCACCCTGGTCAGCGCCCAGACCGATGAATACGACGTGGGGGGCGCCCTGCGCGGCCGTCCCATCGAAGTATTCAAGTCGGATCTTACCGGACTGACCCTGCCGGCCAACGCCGAGATCATCGTCGAAGGGTGGATGGATCCCGAGGAGTTGATGGAAGAAGGGCCGTTCGGCGAGTACACCGGCTATTACTCGGGCAACAAGATGAAGGACTATCCCAAGCCGGTCATCCGCGTGAAACGGATCATCCATCGCAACAAGCCGATCTTCTGGTCAACCACGGTCGGCAAGCCGATCAACGACACCCACATGGTCCAGTCCATCAACCGTACGGCCACCCTGTGGCACGACTTGGAGACCATGAAAGTGCCGGGCATCCAGAGCGTCTACTTCCCCGCTGCGGCCACCGGCCGTTTCTGGGTCGTCGCCTCGGTCAAGCAGATGTATCCGGGTCACTCGAACCACGTGGCCGATGCCATCAACGGCAGCACCACCGGTCACTACGGCGTCAAGGGGATCATCATCGTCGACCATGACATAGCCGCCGACGACATGGATCGTGTCTGGTGGGCGCTGGCCGTACGTTTCGATCCGAAACGCTCAACCCAGATCATCACCCGCGGACGCTCTACCCCGCTCGACCCGGGCCTCCCCATCGAGGCGCGCGACGTGGTCAGCCGCATCATCCTGGATGCCACCATACCATACGAGTGGAAAAACAAGCCGAACGAGATCTTCATGGATCGGACGGTGCTGCAGAAGGTTTCCGACCGCTGGAATGAATACGGCTTCACCGGCGCAAGCCCGGTCGCCGAGATGATCCCGCGTCTCACCCGGCCGGAAGTGAAGAAAAAATAG